In the genome of Gouania willdenowi unplaced genomic scaffold, fGouWil2.1 scaffold_59_arrow_ctg1, whole genome shotgun sequence, the window tgaaaataaattatattcttAAATGTTTCTCAcctgaaatatataaaaatattttagagTTTGCTGATCAACAAAAGGCtaaagaaatgttaaataatatctatcTGTGTAATGATTTCTTACATCAAGCGTTTGATATTGATTTCATTAACTGTTCAGTTTGTGATATTCATAGTATGTCCACTCAGCaatctttttctatttatttatttacatgtaaGCAAACGAACATGTTTTGGATTTTATTATAGGGTTGGGATTTTGGGTCAGGATTCTGGTTTTCCATCTCTTGAGTTTGTTAGATTAAGTTTGGTTTGatgtgttttatgtatatattaatataagtttttattattgaaggtGCAGCTTCATGATGAGGGCAGAGATTGCAGAGGTGGTGTCCTTCCTGAAAAGCCttgtcaaattaaaaaacaatgtgaaGGCGGAGAAAATTGATTTGTTTGGAAAGCGTCTGGCAGTGGTGCTGCAGGAGAAGTTTGAAGGACACTGGTACCCTGAAAACCCCAGCAAAGGCCAGGCATACAGGTACTGCTCAGTGGGACACACAATGGTttgtgggtcattccatgtcattaaAGTGTGGCAATTGAATAATTAAAGAACAATTGATaaacatttcagattttttttaagaccAAAGTacatgggatgtcctgaaaatgtgtaaaaatgacTTGGAGTGACCCTTGTAGCTGTCCTCTGGTCAGCCTCAGCAGCTAAACACGCTGATCCTTTTAGTGCTGTTCTCCTCTTTctatccactaaccccaaccagtcaaagcagaggGCGGCTACCTCTGAGCCTAGTTCTGCTAAATTTTTGcgatgtaaataaagttgaattgaaattgaatgtttgtgtttttcaggtgcatcagagtgaataatttacatcaACAGGACCCAGAGTTGCTGCGAGCCTGCAGGGAAAGTGGGATTAAATACAGTGACCTGGGGCTGCCATGGGAAATCACTCTGTGGGTTGATCCTGGAGAGGTTTGTGGAAGGtgagtaacaaaaacacacaattattcttcactcttttttttagattttctacTCCTCTGATTATCCGTGATCGTGGAATTCATGTTCTGAATCTGAAAATGCAATCtaaactttttagttttttctctttatttaaaatctggtCCTAATGGGCCAAATTGCTCAGTGAGACGTCACTAAACTTAAAACAAGAGGAGCAACTCTGAATAAACAGGAAAAACTGTTTGTCAGTGAAAGGCCAGTAGCTTATGCAAATGTATAATATGTCCTCTGCTATTTATTGCTATTGTTGAGTTTCGTGAGATTATTATGAAAACTATAGTCATTTGTCATCGTGGAAGTGAAGTGTGCATATTACCCATATGACATGGAAATgcatcacatgcatgttttgggacaatatcacacacatAAAAGGTCAAATTACATACATAATGCGTGGgattttgtgtaaaacttgagGGTGAGTCCAAAAGAAAACGGCTAAATGACAGAGACTAAACCCTCATGTTTTAGGACCATATCAAACATTTCAAAGGTATTTTTCTCGTAAAATGGGGTGCTGAAAAAcagcttgtttttgtttgtttttaatgtgtgtgtgtgtgtgtgtgttattgttgcacAGATACGGAGAAAATAATTTCGACTTCCCAGTTGCCACATTGTCCAAAGACACGGGTAAAATGGTGTCTGAATACCACTCAGATTCTTCTGATGAGGAGAGCAAACGTTCCTCCCCCCTCACCATCCCCAACAGGAAGTGCTCTAACCAGGTAACCCATGGAGCAGAAATCACCTCCTTCCCCACTCACCTGTTCTTAAACCActgttgtttctgtgtttgaacttatctttaactttttcctTCCCCAGACTTTAAATGCAGCTGCTCCATCATGGAATCCTGAAAATATGAGGTCAGGAATGGGTGCCAGCAATCCACAGCCCCACAACAGAACCCCCATTCCTTGGAGAAACAAACTATGGGTACCTCCTTTACCAGAGGCAAAGCCTCCTAATGGGACTCCAACCAtcaataacaattttttttatcaataaatacaatttaaaaatgacttacctatatattttcttttttaacaagtGTTTTATAGCTTGGATACTGATTGCAGGGTGACTACAAGTAGGAAGAAGttatatttaaaactttaagacctttttaataccaccttaaaaaaatttaagaccaaacttACGATGGAAACACAGATcaaagggaaaatatattattttacaattaaaggcattgatgtcagttaataatatacaataaggaaaaatgaaagtaatCAGTTGTTCaagaacatttttcaaatgtgtttattaatgtggaaagagaacaaaaatattgacattgtcctaaattatatttattgtaacacaattcTCACAACATTTAATATCAGTGGACAATAAACTAGAAATCAAAATtgactggaacctgtgagcaaaccaaacaccaaagtgcTTTGATCAGATTCTTCACTGTGTAATGCTATATGTGCAACTTTGATCAAAAATTAGGCCTTCTAAGAAAATGTAACCAACCCACATTAGCAGCCTAATTTCTGTCCTGGCTAATGAAACTTGATGTTTCTATTATGGGCCCACCTTAGACAtaacaatgtgaacacactattttcatttgaaatgttgtgaaaacagaaaTTCTGGGATGAGGTAAAAGAGGTCGGTGAGAAGGTAAGGGAAAGAGAAaatgtctgactggacatcaagGCATGTGTCTGAGTTCTGTTGATTTGTCTTCCAGCTCCCTCTCAACTAGAGCtgcaacaaattattattttcataatcgattaatcggGCGATAAATTATTTGATGAAT includes:
- the LOC114460676 gene encoding protein BTG3-like is translated as MRAEIAEVVSFLKSLVKLKNNVKAEKIDLFGKRLAVVLQEKFEGHWYPENPSKGQAYRCIRVNNLHQQDPELLRACRESGIKYSDLGLPWEITLWVDPGEVCGRYGENNFDFPVATLSKDTGKMVSEYHSDSSDEESKRSSPLTIPNRKCSNQTLNAAAPSWNPENMRSGMGASNPQPHNRTPIPWRNKLW